The following are encoded together in the Methanobrevibacter sp. genome:
- a CDS encoding DUF1002 domain-containing protein: MRKITIAILALIVLAMIIPIGFSGEANSVVVTYGEATHSNSDYKSTVDDFFKSQANVDLNGADSKIITADQVNKISTGITGKTYSSNQILSSALVDLNDNAKLQVSVDKSKITTVTGDMYISALKSAGITAGHVYVTSPVSATGESALAGIMNSYEAATNVEIPEKVKEAAADEISTQAEIVDNSGVDPNSLSKLVDDVKQEVSKDNITDHNTIVNIINNYVQNNNINITNTDIENLADSIEQVQNVQGDVNYYKGQVSGFMGNATSNGFSIEGILDWIKSFINGI; the protein is encoded by the coding sequence ATGCGTAAAATTACTATAGCCATCTTGGCTTTAATCGTACTCGCCATGATCATTCCTATTGGATTTTCAGGCGAAGCAAATTCCGTCGTAGTAACTTATGGTGAAGCAACTCACTCAAATTCAGATTACAAATCAACTGTTGATGACTTCTTTAAAAGTCAGGCAAATGTAGATTTAAACGGCGCTGATTCAAAAATAATCACTGCCGATCAGGTAAATAAAATATCTACTGGAATAACAGGTAAAACTTACAGTTCCAATCAAATATTGTCTTCAGCACTTGTGGATTTAAACGACAATGCAAAATTGCAGGTAAGTGTTGACAAATCAAAAATCACAACTGTAACAGGCGACATGTACATTTCAGCCTTAAAATCCGCTGGAATTACAGCAGGTCATGTTTATGTAACAAGCCCTGTATCTGCAACAGGCGAATCAGCCCTTGCAGGAATCATGAATTCATACGAAGCGGCTACAAACGTTGAAATTCCGGAAAAAGTAAAAGAGGCTGCAGCTGACGAGATCAGCACACAGGCAGAAATTGTCGACAACTCAGGTGTCGACCCAAATTCACTTTCAAAACTGGTGGATGACGTAAAACAGGAAGTTTCAAAAGACAATATTACAGACCACAACACAATTGTGAACATCATTAACAATTATGTTCAAAACAATAACATTAACATAACAAATACTGATATTGAAAACCTTGCAGATTCCATTGAGCAGGTGCAAAACGTTCAAGGGGATGTAAACTACTATAAAGGTCAGGTAAGTGGCTTTATGGGCAATGCA
- a CDS encoding ribonuclease H, whose protein sequence is MDTYSYFTDGAATMVNRGGKYLRCEGGWAYIRCFNGEEDSSQSGGCRLTTNNEMELYAIYASMRDFLDCCTDGDKIEIYTDSGYCIGIFTQWAKNWQKRGWRKSNGKVIENLELVKAIWNLMGEIENKNCELLFVKVKGHSNNVMNNAADKLAVEAKGVAKRTGETVGYNGMDDVLLGTK, encoded by the coding sequence ATGGATACTTACTCTTATTTTACAGACGGTGCTGCAACAATGGTCAACAGGGGCGGAAAATACCTTCGCTGTGAAGGCGGCTGGGCATATATCAGATGTTTTAATGGCGAGGAGGACTCAAGCCAGTCTGGTGGGTGCAGGCTAACGACCAACAACGAAATGGAACTCTATGCGATATACGCCTCCATGAGAGACTTTCTCGACTGTTGTACTGATGGGGATAAAATCGAAATCTACACTGACAGCGGATACTGCATTGGAATTTTCACCCAATGGGCCAAAAACTGGCAGAAAAGGGGCTGGAGGAAATCCAATGGGAAGGTTATTGAAAATCTGGAACTAGTTAAGGCAATCTGGAATCTGATGGGTGAAATTGAAAATAAAAACTGTGAACTGCTCTTTGTCAAGGTCAAGGGCCATTCGAACAATGTGATGAACAATGCTGCAGACAAACTTGCCGTTGAGGCTAAAGGGGTTGCCAAAAGGACAGGTGAGACTGTAGGCTACAATGGAATGGATGATGTGCTTCTGGGCACCAAGTAG
- a CDS encoding DUF169 domain-containing protein: MQSKISEILEMQFPPIALLKSDTKPEDATGPKGERGGCVMSFVAQTIAKRKTTYFGREHITCGGISVGFGWGSGMANEDAVDFQATFLSLGVDSAPDRAAYEERLSHMPKHTSEMFRHGERIYCDFETAKSGIKSRPVYDEGQYVIFKALENLEDDEIPKSVIFTVNPMELTVLTQINSSFRANNACIMTPQASACQAIGNFVFREAESDDPKPVLGPIDFAGRGKMKHFIPNEYMNLSMPWELFLKLEELSETSVLQTDLWKKFK; the protein is encoded by the coding sequence ATGCAGAGCAAAATTTCAGAAATTCTAGAAATGCAGTTTCCGCCGATTGCACTTCTAAAATCAGACACCAAACCGGAAGATGCAACAGGCCCTAAAGGCGAAAGGGGCGGCTGCGTAATGAGCTTTGTTGCACAGACCATTGCAAAAAGAAAGACAACATACTTCGGCCGTGAGCACATCACATGCGGAGGAATATCAGTAGGCTTCGGATGGGGTTCAGGCATGGCCAATGAGGATGCAGTTGACTTTCAGGCAACATTCCTCTCATTGGGCGTCGACTCCGCTCCCGATAGAGCAGCCTACGAAGAGAGATTAAGCCACATGCCGAAACACACAAGCGAAATGTTCAGGCACGGCGAGAGAATATACTGCGATTTTGAAACGGCAAAAAGCGGCATCAAGTCAAGGCCTGTTTATGATGAGGGCCAGTACGTGATATTCAAGGCTCTTGAAAATCTTGAGGATGATGAAATTCCAAAATCAGTCATATTTACAGTCAATCCTATGGAGCTGACCGTCCTGACACAAATCAACTCATCTTTCAGGGCCAACAATGCCTGCATCATGACCCCGCAGGCCTCAGCATGCCAGGCAATCGGAAACTTTGTTTTCAGGGAGGCTGAAAGCGATGATCCGAAACCGGTTCTCGGACCGATTGACTTTGCCGGAAGGGGCAAGATGAAGCATTTCATACCGAATGAATACATGAATCTTTCAATGCCATGGGAGCTGTTCCTGAAGCTTGAGGAGCTGAGCGAGACAAGCGTTCTTCAAACCGACCTGTGGAAGAAATTCAAATAG